The following are encoded in a window of Magnetovibrio sp. genomic DNA:
- the recG gene encoding ATP-dependent DNA helicase RecG, producing the protein MRPQVLYPLFKPVDTLKGVGPRLKPALERLAGPHVVDLLWHLPAGAVDRRHQCTINQAGHGELCTITVRVMQHIQPPTKSRPYRVICEDDTGTLVLTFFHAHADYLLKILPEGALRVVSGTVEHYNNEIQMTHPDHMVTVEEIDTVLRLEPTYPLTHTVSQKVLAKAIHGALAQTAPLAEWHDSALLAKHGWKPWHESLLKAHAPDDLADLAPHAPARERLAYDELLANQLALGLVRRGMRKAKGRATLGDGDLRAKVLDALPFALTGSQSMALGEIIADMESDLRMLRLLQGDVGSGKTVVALLTMLAAIEAGHQAVLMAPTEILARQHLNTIQPLADAAGVEVAVLTGREKGKTRAAILDGLKSGAIKIAVGTHALFQDDVEFADLRMAVIDEQHRFGVHQRLELAAKGSAVDVLVMTATPIPRTLMLTAYGDMDVSRLLEKPAGRQPVDTRVFPSSKLGSIAEGVQRKLDQGARVYWVCPLVEESEKLDLAAAEDRFEDLKKMFGERVGLVHGRMKGKDKDAVMVDFKSGKIDILVATTVIEVGVDVPEATVMVIEHAERFGLAQLHQLRGRIGRGSGASSCLLVYSPPLGDVAQKRLKIMRETEDGFVIAEEDLKLRGAGELLGTRQSGLPEFRMADLEAHQNLLATASNDAKVILEMDPDLKTPRGEALRTLLYLFERDAAIKYLRSG; encoded by the coding sequence ATGCGCCCCCAGGTCCTTTATCCGCTGTTCAAGCCCGTCGACACGCTGAAAGGCGTGGGGCCGCGCCTGAAACCGGCGCTGGAACGTCTGGCGGGCCCGCATGTGGTGGATTTGCTGTGGCACCTGCCCGCGGGCGCGGTGGACCGCCGCCATCAATGCACGATCAACCAAGCCGGACACGGCGAGCTGTGCACCATCACCGTGCGGGTGATGCAGCACATCCAACCGCCGACCAAATCGCGCCCTTATCGGGTGATCTGCGAAGACGATACCGGCACCCTGGTGCTGACGTTTTTTCACGCCCACGCCGATTATCTGCTGAAAATCCTGCCCGAAGGCGCGTTGCGGGTGGTGTCGGGCACGGTCGAGCACTACAACAATGAAATTCAAATGACCCACCCCGATCATATGGTGACGGTCGAAGAGATCGACACCGTGTTGCGGTTGGAACCCACCTATCCCCTCACCCACACCGTATCGCAAAAGGTGCTGGCCAAGGCCATTCACGGCGCGTTGGCGCAAACCGCGCCCCTGGCCGAATGGCACGACTCGGCGTTGCTGGCCAAACACGGCTGGAAACCTTGGCACGAAAGCCTGCTCAAGGCCCATGCGCCCGACGATCTGGCCGACCTCGCCCCGCATGCCCCGGCACGCGAGCGTCTGGCCTACGATGAACTGCTTGCCAACCAACTGGCGTTGGGGCTGGTGCGGCGCGGCATGCGCAAGGCCAAAGGTCGTGCGACCTTAGGCGACGGCGACTTGCGCGCCAAAGTTCTGGACGCCCTGCCGTTCGCGCTGACCGGATCGCAAAGCATGGCGTTGGGCGAAATTATCGCGGACATGGAATCGGATCTGCGCATGCTGCGCTTGCTGCAAGGCGACGTCGGTTCGGGCAAGACCGTGGTGGCGTTGCTGACGATGCTGGCGGCGATCGAGGCCGGCCACCAAGCGGTGCTGATGGCGCCCACCGAAATCTTGGCCCGCCAGCACCTGAACACCATCCAACCGCTGGCCGACGCGGCGGGCGTCGAGGTCGCGGTGCTGACGGGGCGTGAAAAAGGCAAAACCCGCGCGGCGATACTGGACGGTCTGAAATCGGGTGCGATCAAGATCGCGGTCGGCACCCACGCGTTGTTTCAAGACGACGTGGAATTCGCCGATCTGCGCATGGCGGTGATCGATGAGCAGCACCGCTTCGGCGTCCATCAACGCCTGGAACTGGCCGCCAAGGGATCGGCCGTCGACGTGTTGGTGATGACCGCCACGCCGATCCCGCGCACCTTGATGCTGACGGCTTATGGCGACATGGACGTGTCGCGGTTGTTGGAAAAACCAGCCGGGCGTCAGCCGGTGGATACGCGGGTGTTTCCGTCCTCCAAGCTCGGCTCCATCGCCGAGGGCGTGCAGCGCAAGCTCGATCAAGGCGCAAGGGTCTATTGGGTGTGCCCGTTGGTGGAAGAAAGCGAAAAGCTGGATTTGGCCGCCGCCGAAGACCGCTTTGAAGATCTCAAAAAAATGTTCGGCGAACGCGTCGGCTTGGTCCATGGCCGCATGAAGGGCAAGGACAAGGACGCGGTGATGGTGGATTTCAAATCCGGCAAGATCGACATCCTGGTCGCCACCACGGTGATCGAGGTCGGCGTCGACGTGCCCGAAGCCACGGTGATGGTGATCGAACACGCCGAACGTTTCGGCCTCGCCCAACTGCACCAGTTGCGCGGGCGTATCGGGCGCGGCAGCGGCGCGTCGAGCTGCCTGCTGGTCTATAGCCCGCCGTTGGGCGACGTGGCGCAAAAACGTCTCAAGATCATGCGCGAAACCGAAGACGGTTTCGTCATCGCCGAAGAAGATCTGAAACTGCGCGGCGCGGGCGAGTTGCTGGGCACACGCCAAAGCGGCCTGCCGGAATTTCGCATGGCGGACTTGGAAGCGCACCAAAACCTGCTCGCCACCGCCAGCAACGACGCCAAGGTGATCTTGGAAATGGACCCGGATTTGAAGACCCCGCGCGGCGAAGCGTTGCGCACGCTGCTGTATCTGTTCGAGCGCGACGCGGCGATCAAGTACCTGAGATCAGGGTGA
- a CDS encoding succinate dehydrogenase assembly factor 2: MAEPLDSTRKRLLFHCTHMGMKENDVMFGAFAEAHLADLTDAEVKELEALLKNNDMDLFKWVMGQAEVPRTWDTALMKRLQDFNQTRNRHG, from the coding sequence ATGGCCGAACCCTTAGACAGCACCCGCAAACGCTTGCTATTCCATTGCACCCACATGGGCATGAAGGAAAACGATGTGATGTTCGGGGCCTTCGCCGAGGCACATTTGGCCGATTTGACCGACGCGGAGGTCAAAGAGCTTGAAGCGCTGCTGAAGAACAACGACATGGACTTATTCAAATGGGTCATGGGCCAGGCCGAGGTTCCGCGTACGTGGGACACGGCGTTGATGAAGCGCTTGCAGGACTTCAACCAAACCCGGAATCGGCACGGATAA
- a CDS encoding NUDIX hydrolase, with amino-acid sequence MSAKFAVAVTAIIQRDDTVLLLKRSPDKAHLPGYWDPCSGRMESGETPEQAVIREAREETGLDVEPLRVLDTFHFFYGPEREEFVGMTFLCRPQNGAVRLSAEHTEARWVKLGDVGGYQMADGLKEVLAALA; translated from the coding sequence ATGAGCGCCAAATTCGCCGTCGCCGTGACCGCCATCATCCAACGCGATGACACCGTGCTGCTGCTCAAACGCAGCCCCGACAAAGCGCACCTGCCGGGCTATTGGGACCCCTGCTCGGGCCGCATGGAAAGCGGTGAAACGCCCGAACAAGCGGTGATCCGCGAGGCGCGCGAGGAAACCGGGCTCGACGTCGAACCGCTGCGCGTGCTCGACACCTTCCACTTTTTCTACGGTCCGGAACGCGAAGAGTTCGTCGGCATGACCTTTTTGTGCCGTCCACAAAATGGTGCGGTCAGGCTCTCAGCCGAGCACACCGAAGCGCGCTGGGTAAAGCTCGGCGACGTCGGCGGCTATCAAATGGCCGATGGGTTGAAAGAGGTGTTGGCCGCGCTGGCTTAA
- a CDS encoding cyclic nucleotide-binding domain-containing protein, with amino-acid sequence MGRDTLIERKVFPVGDVIFKQGSTGRTAYIVQNGRVEIVRELDDGTEKVLATIGTGAMFGEMAVIDDSPRSATARALEPTTVIVVTEQMFLHKLQKADPFIRGLMHIMADTIRTMSNKSGN; translated from the coding sequence ATGGGGCGCGATACACTGATCGAACGCAAAGTTTTCCCGGTTGGTGATGTGATTTTCAAACAAGGCTCGACCGGACGCACGGCTTATATCGTGCAAAATGGCCGGGTCGAAATCGTCCGCGAGCTCGATGACGGAACGGAAAAGGTTTTGGCCACCATCGGCACCGGCGCAATGTTCGGCGAAATGGCGGTGATCGACGACAGCCCACGCTCAGCCACCGCACGGGCGCTGGAGCCGACCACGGTGATCGTGGTGACCGAGCAGATGTTTTTGCACAAACTGCAAAAAGCCGATCCGTTCATTCGCGGCCTGATGCACATCATGGCCGACACGATCCGAACCATGAGCAACAAGTCGGGAAACTGA
- a CDS encoding DUF502 domain-containing protein, which produces MNPDDMPQNTETKPARTGLLGKLRGYFIAGVLITAPISITIYLGWLFITYVDSKVTPLIPVKYNPETYLPIGVPGLGVVVVVVGLILIGAFTAGFMGRFFQRTWERVMDKVPVLRGVYKALKQILETVLAQQSNAFREAVLVEYPRRGMWVIAFITGRTQGEVQSLTEQEVINLFVPTTPNPTSGFLIFVPKEDIVPLSMNVEEALKMVISGGIVTPPDHRPAEDRGTVVVRSTENTENND; this is translated from the coding sequence ATGAACCCCGACGATATGCCGCAAAACACAGAAACCAAGCCCGCGCGCACAGGCCTCTTGGGCAAATTGCGCGGCTATTTCATTGCCGGCGTTTTGATCACCGCGCCGATTTCCATCACCATCTACCTGGGCTGGTTGTTCATCACGTATGTCGACAGCAAGGTGACGCCACTCATTCCGGTCAAATACAACCCCGAAACCTATCTGCCGATCGGCGTGCCGGGGCTCGGAGTGGTTGTCGTGGTGGTCGGCCTGATTTTGATCGGTGCGTTCACGGCCGGTTTCATGGGACGCTTTTTCCAGCGTACCTGGGAACGGGTGATGGACAAGGTGCCGGTGCTGCGTGGGGTGTACAAGGCGCTCAAGCAAATCCTCGAAACCGTGTTGGCGCAACAATCCAATGCATTTCGTGAAGCGGTTCTGGTGGAATATCCGCGTCGCGGCATGTGGGTGATCGCGTTCATCACCGGGCGTACCCAGGGCGAGGTGCAGAGCCTCACCGAGCAAGAGGTCATCAACCTGTTCGTGCCGACCACCCCCAACCCGACCTCGGGCTTTTTGATTTTCGTGCCCAAGGAAGACATCGTGCCGTTGTCGATGAATGTCGAAGAAGCCCTGAAAATGGTCATTTCCGGCGGCATCGTCACGCCACCCGATCATCGCCCGGCGGAAGACCGCGGCACGGTGGTGGTGCGTTCGACCGAAAACACCGAAAACAACGATTAA